A region of the Clavelina lepadiformis chromosome 9, kaClaLepa1.1, whole genome shotgun sequence genome:
TGCTTAGTTCCGAAAGGAAACAGACCTACACTTTCACCTCCCGTGGTGTTAATTTTAGAACATAATGTAGTGTCTTACGTGCTTTGGAATAGGCTTGCGGCTTATTATTTACGTTTCTTTGCCATAACCCAACGCCAAAAATTCCTATAGAAATAtataattacaattacaaatttttggtaatagtttcttttttattaaataaaactttgaaacttttCCGAATTTCgccaattttcaatttttagcgaTCTATTTCTGATTTAATAGGGTTATTTCGATGTATTTAGCCTATGCTGTTAGTTTCCTGTATGTCAAGTGTTTTAACAAATGGCGACTATTGTTTAGAGAGTGGATTACAAGTTCCTGACTTGCCACTCACACATGCTATCGTCAAAGAAGAGTTTGTCACATTATCTTTTGGAGAAAGAACACGATTAATGAATTTCCTTGCTGAAGTGTTATTTCGTGAGGTGcgtataatatttttaattattgtatTACGATGCAGTGACAtagttttttgtattaaaacaGCTGGTTAGTAACGGttaactgtttgttttatcCAGACCGAAACTCAAGATCTTGACAGCATACCATGTGCAATTTCTGAAGGTATGCTTACCCTTCTTGAAGACGACACCGATGGGCCGTTCACATCCTTTTCGTTCGCGTCAGCAAACGATAGTGATATAAGCTTGAATGTATCCACCAATAGCGACGACGTGTCTTCCAACCAATCCATCTCTCATGCACCGACTGGCTCCCATGCGTTTAACAAGGTTTCTTCAAGCTGCTGTTTCTTCTTCCATTCCACCCTATCAATTGGTACCTTATCCAGGAGGGCTAGGAATTGAATTTCCGTTCTCAGGCGTGGAAAAAGAATTCCTTAACACTGTAACCAAAAATAACCTCCAGGCCTCTCAATTTATATAGCTTGTGAGACGTATTGAAGAAATAATATCTGTTACTTTGGGCCGCAAATCAGAGAGGGCTGAGCGAAAATTAATatcaaaaaacattgcaaaggAGTATCCGGTTTTGGGATGCGGTGGAGAGAAGCCGTGGGTAGCTCTTGATTTAGCCGTCCGCAAAAGAGCGGACAATCAAAAAGCGATGATGAATCGGGTACTGCAAGTACAACTGGGCAAGAGCAGAAAGAGAGCTGCCGATGATTGGGAATCCAATCGTGAGCATCGACTGATGGAAATTCGTCATCTGGCGAAGAGAAATGACGTTGATGTTATCTTTCAAAAATACTCGCAATATTGCGCTCATCCGATTGAGGTAAATTGACATAAGATGTGTTACACGTGGCAGTAAGGTGTTGAAGAATTTTATATCTTACTCATTGATTGCTTTATTTTACTCTGCAGTGTATCAAGGAATACGCTGCTTTAGTTAGTCAGGGCTACGAAGAGTTCCGTTCCAACTGTTCCTTTCGATGGTCCAGCTTTCTATCATCTCTTGGCGTCTCGTTTGTAGAACAAGGCTTAGAAAAGGGGAGCTATGTCGGTTTTCAAAGGCTGGCAGAGAAAGTCTGTTCTGCAGGCTCAAAGTATGTCATTGTGTTTGACAGTAATGGATGTTTATTAGACATAAAAGATAAATCTCGTCAACAACCATTTATAATGTGTATGGGTGTTCCAGAATTTCCTGGTAACTGTTGTTTAATGATCAATAATCAATCGTACATTCCAATCGGTAAAGTTTCATGCTTTGAATGTATTTTGATGTTGCTTTCTGTGTACTTTGTATTTGATTATGAGTATCCAACACAAGCTTCATCTTTGTATCGTTTGCTTGAGTTTCACGTTTTTGGCATTGGAAAACGGCCAACTCAGAAAGTGTATCAAAATCTTTTTGGttgatgtttgtttaaaagttatttctgGCCATTGCATATTCTTATTTTGAATACgtgctgcaaaataaaactggcttattattaaaaagtgtATTTACCTAAGCGCTAAGAAAAGACAATTATGGATTGCTATTGGGGTATTTTTGGCTTAAGGATAGCATTAGCAGAACTACGGGTCAGCCAGTTTTTAAACTAACTGTTAGGCAAACGAAAGGCGCTTACTATTAGCAATCTTTTAACGGCTTATAACTAGCCTCGATTGTGGATAACATGCAGCCGAAAAACGAAGACAAAATAGCCACTTTTTTTTTAACCTAACAATAAGGCatttttttttgcagtgtgCTATAACGCAAGCTTAAATATGCTCttctaaaaataacaaataaacaaaccgtATCTCCGACCGAATCCAAACCTCCGTTGACAT
Encoded here:
- the LOC143470657 gene encoding uncharacterized protein LOC143470657, whose amino-acid sequence is MSSVLTNGDYCLESGLQVPDLPLTHAIVKEEFVTLSFGERTRLMNFLAEVLFRETETQDLDSIPCAISEGMLTLLEDDTDGPFTSFSFASANDSDISLNVSTNSDDVSSNQSISHAPTGSHAFNKVSSSCCFFFHSTLSIGTLSRRARN